From one Rattus rattus isolate New Zealand chromosome 15, Rrattus_CSIRO_v1, whole genome shotgun sequence genomic stretch:
- the Ndufb1 gene encoding NADH dehydrogenase [ubiquinone] 1 beta subcomplex subunit 1, which translates to MTVLQLVREHWVHILVPIRFIFGSYLDRKDDEKLTAFRNKSMLFQREL; encoded by the coding sequence ATGACCGTACTTCAGCTTGTGCGTGAGCACTGGGTTCATATACTTGTCCCTATCAGATTTATCTTTGGATCTTATCTAGACAGGAAGGATGATGAAAAGCTCACTGCGTTCCGGAATAAGAGTATGCTATTTCAAAGGGAACTCTGA